The following are from one region of the Candidatus Acidulodesulfobacterium ferriphilum genome:
- a CDS encoding FAD:protein FMN transferase, giving the protein MNKSAKLIIIVILLSASAFILNSCGKSDKKTAGKKVEIKKSFYSMGTFWEIKVISTNKNKSRDLKTISLAIKRVRKLDGILSDFKPSSNVSLINKYSGIKPIKANPDLLKLLKLSLKFYRLTDNSFDVAIGPVMKIWGFYDKKYTVPDETNIKKTIFLSNPQFIKINGKTVFLEKKGMMIDFGGDGEGYGIDEALFVLKKYGIKNALVNGGGQITAIGKDINGKRWSVGLLDPLNRNKIIKVIKLTNASVETSANYENRFFYKGKYYGHIMNPITGTPVKTNTLSDTVIVENKDFRYPSTVADALSCSFFILNKNRISAVIKKLNKPLKVIIIKKMNKSHLKIYALK; this is encoded by the coding sequence ATGAATAAATCCGCCAAATTAATTATAATCGTTATACTTTTGTCTGCCTCCGCTTTTATTTTAAATTCCTGCGGTAAATCAGACAAGAAGACTGCCGGTAAAAAAGTAGAAATTAAAAAATCCTTTTATTCTATGGGAACTTTTTGGGAAATAAAGGTTATTTCTACAAATAAAAATAAATCGAGGGATTTAAAAACAATCAGCCTTGCAATAAAAAGGGTAAGAAAATTAGACGGGATATTAAGCGATTTTAAGCCGTCAAGCAATGTTTCGTTAATTAATAAATATTCCGGAATAAAACCTATTAAAGCAAACCCCGACCTTTTAAAGCTTTTAAAGCTGAGTCTTAAATTTTACCGGTTAACGGATAATTCCTTCGATGTCGCTATAGGCCCCGTAATGAAAATTTGGGGATTTTACGATAAAAAATACACGGTACCAGATGAAACAAACATTAAAAAGACCATTTTTCTTAGCAATCCCCAATTCATAAAAATAAACGGAAAAACGGTTTTTCTCGAAAAAAAGGGTATGATGATAGACTTTGGAGGAGACGGCGAGGGATACGGTATTGACGAAGCGCTTTTTGTCTTAAAAAAATATGGAATAAAAAATGCCCTTGTAAATGGAGGAGGACAAATAACCGCCATAGGAAAAGATATAAACGGAAAAAGATGGAGTGTGGGTCTTTTAGATCCGTTGAATAGAAATAAGATAATCAAGGTCATTAAATTGACAAATGCCTCCGTTGAAACCTCTGCAAATTATGAAAACCGGTTTTTTTACAAAGGCAAATATTATGGGCATATTATGAACCCAATCACGGGAACACCTGTTAAAACAAATACCTTAAGCGATACCGTCATCGTCGAGAACAAAGATTTCCGCTATCCTTCGACCGTTGCCGATGCGCTTTCCTGTTCTTTTTTTATACTGAATAAGAATCGAATATCTGCCGTTATAAAAAAATTAAATAAACCTTTAAAGGTTATAATTATTAAAAAGATGAACAAATCGCATCTGAAAATTTATGCGCTTAAATAA
- a CDS encoding ABC transporter permease, with the protein MINLKVILAISKKEFINRIKNISLFILIFILAILSLAISYFGTSPFGLTGYHGTSVTIASLMSLSIYLIPLISFILGYDSITGEEEDGTMPLLLSSSASRSEIYLGKFIGLILVISIAILAGYGISGIIILLKENASHIIDYFAFIFSSILLGISFISVALLISSFTRSRTSSITISVFLWFFYIFIYDLLLIGILVATKGKAVFINNAVIGGFLLVNPADVYRLFTISFIRGLKGYYGLTSILTGKFILNRFLLIFVYIMWIFLPMFSGMFIFYKKRY; encoded by the coding sequence ATGATTAACCTAAAAGTAATTTTAGCAATCTCCAAAAAAGAATTCATTAACAGGATTAAGAATATTTCTCTTTTTATCTTAATTTTTATTCTTGCAATTCTATCCCTTGCAATCTCCTACTTTGGGACAAGCCCTTTCGGTTTAACCGGTTATCACGGAACATCCGTTACGATAGCCTCTCTTATGAGCCTTTCGATATATTTAATCCCCTTGATTTCTTTTATTCTTGGCTATGATTCCATTACGGGGGAGGAGGAGGACGGAACTATGCCTTTGCTTTTGTCGTCATCCGCCTCCAGAAGCGAAATATATCTCGGAAAATTTATAGGACTCATACTCGTTATCTCAATCGCTATTCTTGCGGGGTATGGAATATCCGGCATTATAATTTTATTAAAAGAAAATGCAAGCCATATAATCGACTATTTCGCTTTTATATTTTCCTCGATATTGCTTGGCATATCTTTCATATCGGTTGCTTTGTTGATTTCCAGTTTCACAAGGTCAAGAACATCCTCGATAACCATTTCCGTTTTTTTATGGTTTTTTTATATTTTTATTTATGACCTCTTATTGATAGGAATTCTCGTCGCGACAAAGGGAAAGGCCGTATTTATAAATAATGCCGTTATAGGAGGCTTTTTGCTTGTAAACCCGGCAGATGTTTACAGGCTTTTTACTATCTCCTTTATCCGGGGCCTTAAGGGCTATTACGGTCTTACAAGCATTTTAACGGGAAAATTTATACTGAACCGCTTTCTTTTAATTTTTGTATATATTATGTGGATTTTTCTGCCCATGTTTTCGGGTATGTTTATATTTTATAAAAAGAGATATTAA
- a CDS encoding ABC transporter ATP-binding protein, translating into MLKQELNKEQANNDKQVIRLNNIHKDYKLRGGYLFKALIDINFSVKEGEVLTIVGHNGAGKSTLIKIIMGLTKLTSGGIKIFDMDVSRMLPKNIKARIGYIPEAVSFYGNLSGFEIMRFFGKLNNIYNKKLFEELLYNAGILKSANKKVITYSKGMRQRLAFAVSRIKNPELYIFDEPTSGMDPSGINEFVSLVKLINNEGKTVILTSHILPEVEDISSRICVMLNGRVAALGNIPELAAELGLTSKINLRFKENVRPDRNWLDMIKTEQLVTDYLIDDKNSTMDLKFLEENRIKLINEVFGKYNNDLADMTMQKPGLFEIYNYFSIKKVSND; encoded by the coding sequence ATGTTAAAACAGGAATTAAACAAAGAACAGGCAAATAACGATAAACAGGTAATAAGGCTGAATAATATCCATAAAGACTATAAACTCAGGGGCGGGTATTTATTTAAAGCGCTGATAGACATAAATTTTTCGGTAAAAGAAGGGGAGGTTTTAACAATCGTAGGCCATAACGGCGCCGGCAAATCTACCCTTATAAAAATCATTATGGGTCTCACAAAACTTACCTCCGGCGGGATAAAAATTTTTGACATGGATGTGTCCCGAATGCTTCCTAAAAATATAAAAGCTCGAATCGGTTATATCCCTGAGGCGGTCAGCTTTTACGGAAACCTGTCGGGATTTGAAATTATGCGGTTTTTTGGAAAATTAAATAATATTTATAATAAAAAACTTTTTGAAGAACTGCTGTATAATGCCGGAATACTTAAGTCCGCAAATAAAAAGGTAATTACTTATTCAAAAGGAATGCGGCAGAGATTGGCATTTGCGGTATCGAGAATTAAAAATCCCGAGCTTTACATATTTGACGAACCGACCAGCGGAATGGATCCATCCGGCATAAATGAATTTGTTTCCCTTGTCAAACTTATAAACAATGAAGGGAAAACGGTGATTTTAACATCGCACATACTCCCGGAGGTAGAAGATATTTCAAGCAGGATTTGCGTTATGTTAAACGGAAGGGTTGCGGCTTTGGGAAATATTCCGGAGTTAGCCGCCGAACTTGGTCTAACCTCAAAAATTAATCTGAGGTTTAAAGAGAATGTTAGACCCGATAGAAACTGGCTCGATATGATAAAAACGGAGCAATTGGTTACCGATTACCTGATTGACGATAAAAATTCAACGATGGATCTTAAATTTTTAGAAGAAAACAGGATAAAATTAATCAACGAGGTTTTCGGTAAATATAATAACGACCTTGCCGATATGACTATGCAGAAACCGGGTCTTTTTGAAATTTATAACTATTTCTCTATTAAAAAGGTGTCAAATGATTAA
- the nosD gene encoding nitrous oxide reductase family maturation protein NosD: MKYKIILFFLLLVPILSNPSISLSKTIYAEKGKPFNSIQKAINSANNGDTIIVGGGEYSGNIFINKPIILIGINNPIINGLLKGSGITVNAKNVTVKGFKIINTGNNLAKMDAGILLRQKARFAVIENNRIINSNSNGIYVDGAFYATVKNNFITSSRKIQYGNRGYGIYLWNAQYGVFEKNMIKCFIGGFYVVSSPNSYLLKNIIIDDYYGTHYMFSNHDIVAGNFVKNTVDGLALMYSRHILAALNTVIDAKHKGFLFNQSFHDTVVNNVVIKSGKGMDLYNTVYCKIIHNLVINNKIGMHIWGGSFPNIVYDNSFIDNIFQIKFLAHNDVYWDYKEKGNYWSDYNGFSIKKNNTGSLPYRSNSISSYIYWKYPIAKLLLSGSPVIQTLQFIENSFPIFTIPGIVDRYPYLNPTFSKIIIINSTKDGFFYVKTGIKQRTGK; the protein is encoded by the coding sequence ATGAAATACAAAATTATTTTATTTTTTTTATTATTAGTGCCGATTTTATCGAACCCTTCTATTTCCCTGTCTAAAACTATTTACGCGGAAAAAGGCAAGCCTTTTAATTCTATCCAAAAGGCGATAAATTCGGCAAATAACGGTGATACGATTATCGTTGGCGGAGGGGAATATTCGGGAAATATATTTATAAATAAACCGATAATCCTGATCGGGATAAATAATCCAATAATAAACGGACTTTTAAAAGGAAGCGGGATAACGGTCAATGCAAAAAATGTTACGGTTAAAGGATTTAAAATAATAAATACAGGTAATAATCTTGCAAAAATGGATGCGGGCATTCTCCTCAGGCAAAAAGCCCGTTTTGCGGTCATCGAAAATAATCGTATAATAAATTCTAACTCAAACGGGATTTATGTGGACGGCGCGTTTTACGCGACCGTTAAAAATAATTTTATAACATCTTCCAGAAAAATCCAATACGGGAACAGGGGTTATGGAATCTATTTATGGAATGCGCAATACGGCGTATTCGAAAAAAATATGATAAAGTGCTTTATCGGCGGATTTTATGTCGTATCGTCCCCAAATTCTTATCTTTTAAAAAACATTATTATAGACGACTATTACGGCACGCATTATATGTTTTCAAACCACGACATCGTTGCGGGAAACTTTGTGAAAAACACGGTGGACGGGTTGGCGCTTATGTATTCAAGACATATCCTCGCAGCTCTGAATACTGTGATTGATGCAAAACATAAGGGCTTTTTATTTAATCAATCATTTCACGATACTGTGGTAAACAATGTGGTAATAAAGTCCGGTAAGGGAATGGACTTATACAATACCGTGTATTGCAAAATAATTCATAATCTTGTCATAAATAATAAAATAGGAATGCATATATGGGGAGGGTCTTTCCCTAATATTGTTTACGATAACTCTTTTATCGACAATATTTTTCAAATAAAATTCCTTGCTCATAACGATGTTTACTGGGATTATAAGGAAAAGGGCAATTACTGGTCGGATTATAACGGCTTTAGTATAAAAAAAAATAATACAGGTTCCCTGCCTTACAGGTCTAACTCTATCTCCAGTTATATTTACTGGAAATATCCTATTGCAAAACTTTTATTAAGCGGTTCCCCCGTTATACAAACTCTGCAGTTTATTGAAAACAGTTTCCCCATTTTTACCATTCCGGGCATCGTTGACAGATACCCTTATTTAAACCCGACTTTTTCAAAAATAATAATAATAAATTCAACAAAGGACGGATTTTTTTATGTTAAAACAGGAATTAAACAAAGAACAGGCAAATAA
- a CDS encoding 4Fe-4S binding protein, with protein MRKPNKVIHIFLFFIISFVISFILNSSFVFGKTDITLKDSSKYYGYALKGAAAFKYGNIKGTPVIYGYDKKGKFLGYIFLSTDLVDIKSYSGKPLISLISIDKKGIIKGVRVIHIDDPIFLIGIPVSKLYSFTGQYIGKNIRSHIYIGGKGRNHVSAIASASVTTVAMDQTILMAARRFAAKVGIIKPITNVKYELKTYYKPKNWGELRRDGSIKKFVISCSQMGVKDCGGPYETLYYGILSVPNIGKNLLGNYQYGYLSKRWQRRRQAALFMIARGVSSFLGSGFVRGGVFERFHLEQGYSSIIFRDADFNYISYIKIKGAPYFKEGGIFTIPLSKFNPILPFHIVFTFHKHVSHGSMLKRESFQTFYSSYHLPGKYYISSYRYIKKLKPYELAWLNDFHYIIVLGLFLIILTVVFLIKDRIITTKTSANGRKKIKWLYYSVLFLFLVLLGLIKPSQPSITHLYTIYDSLFVSYNPTLFLLDPLIFILFVFIFITSIVWGRGMFCGWICPFGTIQEYIYRIKKRILPEKLAKKISLEFNNKFHFKLVYLKYVIFIILMATAIISIAWGERLAEVEPFKTVFYLHFERQWYFVSYAIILISISALSYRFFCKYMCPLGASFGLLSKLKIFSIKRYEECKSCKICTRSCTIRAIDDKGKINRSECFYCLECQINYNDEKLCPHLLKLKRGNIVENIK; from the coding sequence ATGAGAAAACCTAATAAAGTCATTCATATATTTTTATTTTTTATCATATCTTTCGTTATATCTTTTATATTAAATTCCTCTTTCGTGTTCGGAAAAACCGATATCACATTAAAAGACTCTTCTAAATATTACGGTTACGCATTAAAAGGCGCCGCCGCATTTAAGTACGGAAACATTAAAGGCACGCCCGTTATATACGGCTACGATAAAAAAGGGAAATTCCTCGGCTATATCTTTCTTTCGACCGATTTGGTCGATATAAAAAGCTATTCCGGAAAACCGTTAATATCGTTAATATCCATCGATAAGAAGGGCATAATAAAAGGGGTAAGGGTAATCCACATCGACGACCCGATATTTTTAATAGGCATTCCTGTTTCAAAACTGTATTCCTTTACCGGCCAGTATATAGGAAAAAATATAAGAAGCCATATCTATATCGGCGGAAAGGGCAGGAACCATGTATCAGCCATAGCAAGCGCAAGCGTTACGACCGTAGCGATGGACCAGACGATTCTTATGGCTGCGAGAAGATTTGCCGCCAAGGTCGGAATTATCAAACCTATTACTAATGTAAAATATGAATTAAAAACTTATTATAAGCCAAAAAACTGGGGTGAATTAAGAAGGGACGGCAGTATTAAAAAATTTGTCATATCATGTTCGCAGATGGGCGTAAAAGACTGCGGCGGGCCGTATGAAACTTTGTATTACGGAATATTAAGCGTACCGAACATTGGAAAAAATCTTCTCGGCAATTATCAATACGGCTATTTATCAAAGAGATGGCAAAGAAGACGGCAGGCGGCTCTTTTTATGATTGCAAGAGGCGTATCTTCTTTTCTGGGTTCCGGTTTTGTCAGGGGGGGGGTATTCGAAAGGTTTCATTTGGAGCAGGGGTACAGTTCTATAATATTCAGGGATGCCGATTTTAATTATATCTCTTACATTAAGATAAAAGGCGCTCCATACTTTAAAGAAGGCGGAATATTTACGATTCCCCTTTCGAAATTCAATCCGATTCTTCCTTTTCATATAGTTTTTACTTTCCACAAACATGTTTCCCACGGTTCTATGCTAAAAAGGGAAAGTTTTCAGACCTTTTACTCAAGCTATCACCTGCCGGGCAAGTATTATATTTCAAGCTACCGGTATATTAAAAAACTTAAGCCGTATGAACTTGCATGGCTAAACGATTTCCATTATATTATTGTGCTCGGTTTATTTCTAATTATTTTAACCGTTGTCTTTTTAATTAAAGACAGGATTATAACAACAAAAACATCGGCAAACGGGCGTAAAAAGATAAAATGGCTATATTATTCCGTATTATTTTTATTTCTCGTATTACTCGGCTTGATTAAACCCTCCCAGCCTTCTATTACCCATCTTTACACAATTTACGACAGCTTATTCGTAAGTTATAATCCAACGCTTTTCCTGCTCGACCCGTTAATTTTTATTCTTTTTGTATTTATTTTTATTACCTCTATCGTATGGGGAAGGGGTATGTTTTGCGGCTGGATTTGCCCATTCGGAACCATTCAGGAATATATTTATAGAATAAAAAAAAGAATACTGCCCGAAAAACTTGCAAAAAAAATTTCGCTCGAGTTTAATAATAAATTTCATTTTAAGCTGGTATATTTAAAATATGTTATATTTATAATATTAATGGCAACGGCAATTATATCTATTGCTTGGGGGGAAAGGCTTGCGGAGGTGGAACCGTTTAAAACCGTTTTTTATCTGCACTTCGAAAGACAGTGGTATTTCGTATCATATGCCATAATATTAATAAGCATATCCGCCCTATCTTACAGATTTTTTTGCAAGTATATGTGTCCTCTCGGGGCTTCCTTCGGCTTGCTTTCAAAATTAAAAATATTCAGCATAAAAAGATACGAGGAATGTAAAAGCTGCAAAATTTGTACAAGGTCGTGCACTATAAGGGCGATAGACGATAAAGGAAAAATTAACAGGTCCGAATGTTTCTACTGCTTGGAATGCCAGATTAATTATAACGACGAAAAACTCTGCCCTCACTTACTGAAACTTAAAAGAGGAAATATCGTCGAGAATATTAAATAA
- a CDS encoding nitrous oxide reductase accessory protein NosL: MFFPFSIPLLNIFYLRRGFLYARKTIKGVKMHNKKFFFILFFILASSSALLTACSPNKAKFPPPRKITSTTTSKLCGMFLKQYPGPEAQIIYRNGKTYFFCDTVELFEWIHLKSVAARVPLVMYVQDMTDNSWRHPEDRFINAEKAYYVIGSKRMGCMGPTFVSFSSRKAAGRFIKKYGGKAYKFHEITVKMINKAANPANMKMKFKNMG; this comes from the coding sequence ATGTTCTTTCCCTTCTCTATCCCTCTCCTTAATATTTTCTATTTAAGGAGAGGGTTTTTATATGCCCGTAAAACAATAAAAGGGGTAAAAATGCACAACAAAAAGTTCTTTTTTATTTTATTTTTTATATTGGCGTCTTCGTCCGCGCTTTTAACCGCATGTTCGCCAAATAAAGCCAAGTTCCCGCCGCCGAGAAAAATCACATCTACTACTACATCAAAACTTTGCGGAATGTTTCTTAAACAGTATCCGGGACCGGAAGCTCAGATAATTTACAGAAACGGGAAAACCTATTTTTTTTGCGACACGGTGGAATTATTCGAATGGATTCACTTAAAAAGCGTCGCAGCCCGAGTCCCTTTAGTTATGTATGTTCAGGATATGACCGATAACTCTTGGCGGCATCCCGAGGACCGCTTTATAAATGCCGAAAAGGCTTATTATGTTATAGGTTCTAAAAGAATGGGCTGTATGGGTCCCACATTTGTTTCGTTTTCTAGCCGAAAAGCCGCGGGTAGATTTATTAAAAAATATGGCGGCAAAGCATATAAATTTCATGAAATTACCGTAAAAATGATAAATAAGGCGGCAAATCCCGCCAATATGAAAATGAAATTTAAAAATATGGGGTGA
- the nosZ gene encoding TAT-dependent nitrous-oxide reductase, translating into MEKNEDDLTKEEDSQIQKGTTRRGFLSTMAKIAAGAGLIGSGAGIEALSGCAKAPTGTATVSAAVAKAIVPPGKWDKYMGFWSAGPSGEVRVKGIPSMKTLLRIPVFNNDTGRGYGGPSGDDQSAKMLEDAGGYIEGDTHHPHISYANGDFDGRYCFINDKSAGRIARIRLDYFQTDAITALPNVSAVHGLCVQRYPKTGYVFAASEFEVPMPNDGRDIVPTGNNAAQTKNYWTLLSAVDGETMAVKWQVMVDGNQDNMTTDYKGLYVAATCYNADKGWDVSTMTKPPVMWAVFVNIQRVEAAIKAGKYKTIGKSSVPVLDGRHGSDLTAYIPVEKDPHGISPTPDGKYFVANGKLAPKVTVIDLEKVGQVFEKKLKPKDAVAAILTVGVGPLHTVYDGRGNAYTTLFVDSQMVKWNIEDAIKAYNGDKKVKPIVQKLDVQYQPGHNAATQSDTNHPTGEWLVSLNKFSKDRFLPVGPRFPENDQLIDISGHKMVLVSDNPVYIEPHQATIALADRIKYVKKTYDPKYFANHIAAGTEGVKRIGPHRVIVRLTGVAPILTPVYFHVKEGDLVTVIYSNNDTVENLAHGFNMTMHGKNVNIDPGETKEVTFTADRAGVYWYYCTIFCHALHLEMRGRMIVEKVPGYRSRPIKPNRLSGKPSLHERFKDFPEVGKA; encoded by the coding sequence ATGGAAAAAAATGAAGATGATTTGACTAAAGAAGAAGATTCACAGATTCAAAAGGGAACCACGAGGCGCGGCTTTTTATCTACAATGGCAAAAATTGCAGCAGGGGCCGGGCTTATAGGCAGTGGGGCTGGAATTGAGGCGTTATCGGGATGCGCAAAAGCGCCGACGGGAACCGCAACCGTATCCGCGGCCGTCGCAAAAGCTATAGTTCCTCCCGGCAAATGGGATAAATATATGGGATTCTGGAGCGCCGGACCGTCCGGCGAGGTTAGAGTTAAAGGTATTCCTTCGATGAAGACGCTCCTAAGAATACCCGTTTTTAACAATGATACGGGAAGGGGTTACGGCGGACCGTCCGGCGATGACCAGAGCGCCAAAATGCTTGAGGATGCCGGAGGATATATAGAGGGCGACACTCATCATCCTCATATATCCTATGCTAATGGAGATTTTGACGGCAGGTATTGTTTTATCAACGATAAATCAGCAGGAAGAATTGCCAGAATAAGGCTTGATTATTTTCAAACCGATGCAATTACCGCTCTTCCAAATGTCTCTGCCGTTCATGGCTTATGCGTCCAACGCTATCCAAAAACAGGTTATGTTTTTGCGGCATCCGAATTTGAAGTTCCCATGCCCAACGATGGCAGAGATATCGTCCCCACGGGTAATAATGCGGCACAGACAAAAAATTACTGGACATTACTTAGCGCTGTCGACGGAGAGACCATGGCGGTTAAATGGCAGGTCATGGTTGACGGCAACCAGGATAACATGACCACCGACTATAAGGGGCTTTATGTAGCAGCTACATGCTACAATGCAGATAAAGGATGGGATGTTTCTACAATGACAAAACCCCCTGTAATGTGGGCTGTTTTTGTCAATATCCAGAGGGTTGAAGCCGCAATCAAAGCCGGAAAATATAAAACTATCGGAAAATCTTCGGTTCCCGTTCTCGACGGCAGACACGGTTCGGATTTAACCGCTTATATTCCGGTAGAAAAGGACCCTCACGGAATATCGCCTACGCCGGATGGAAAATATTTCGTTGCGAACGGCAAGCTCGCTCCAAAGGTTACCGTTATAGACCTAGAAAAAGTAGGTCAGGTTTTCGAGAAAAAATTAAAACCTAAAGATGCCGTTGCCGCCATTCTTACGGTCGGGGTTGGTCCGTTACACACCGTTTACGACGGCAGAGGCAATGCCTACACGACCCTTTTCGTCGATTCGCAGATGGTCAAGTGGAACATCGAGGATGCAATTAAGGCTTATAACGGGGATAAAAAAGTCAAGCCGATAGTACAAAAACTTGATGTTCAATATCAGCCCGGGCATAATGCGGCAACACAGAGCGATACAAACCACCCCACGGGAGAATGGCTTGTCAGCTTAAATAAATTTTCAAAGGACAGATTTCTCCCTGTCGGACCCCGGTTCCCCGAAAACGACCAGTTAATCGATATATCCGGTCATAAAATGGTTTTAGTGTCAGATAATCCCGTTTATATAGAACCTCATCAGGCTACGATAGCCCTTGCCGACAGGATAAAATATGTGAAAAAGACTTACGACCCGAAATATTTTGCCAACCATATTGCAGCCGGCACAGAAGGCGTAAAACGCATCGGGCCTCACAGGGTTATCGTAAGACTAACAGGTGTTGCGCCAATCTTGACCCCAGTCTATTTCCATGTCAAAGAGGGCGACCTTGTAACCGTTATTTATTCGAATAACGATACGGTCGAAAATCTTGCCCACGGATTTAATATGACGATGCACGGCAAAAATGTGAATATCGACCCTGGCGAAACCAAAGAGGTTACGTTTACCGCAGACAGGGCAGGCGTTTACTGGTATTACTGCACTATATTCTGTCACGCCCTTCATCTTGAAATGCGCGGCAGAATGATAGTAGAAAAAGTTCCGGGTTACCGTTCAAGGCCGATTAAACCGAACAGGCTCAGCGGAAAACCGTCATTGCACGAAAGATTTAAAGATTTTCCTGAGGTAGGAAAGGCATAA
- a CDS encoding sulfite exporter TauE/SafE family protein — protein MAIIILSVFITGLIGGFAHCYFMCGPLVFSYSSKDTEFVGKNKFTRTEKRAYLFLSNFLFTLGRITGYGITGFIAGASGSFILLMAKTSIFRGIFELLIGLTLILMALSFAPFIKLNFHPEKFMTLFSPLYLKLINSKSKKHILSSRFIFGIMIGFLPCMLSLTVAITAAGTMSAFYGALVMAAFAVGTAIPLNTFALLSGRLYDKLKFSNSRIWLASLASLIVLAVGVLFILRALSFENFINLGHSYLVNNILMI, from the coding sequence ATGGCAATAATAATTTTAAGTGTTTTTATTACGGGGCTTATAGGGGGGTTTGCACACTGTTATTTTATGTGCGGACCCCTTGTCTTTAGCTATTCTTCTAAAGATACGGAATTTGTCGGCAAAAATAAATTTACCAGGACTGAAAAAAGGGCATACCTTTTTTTATCGAACTTTTTATTCACTCTCGGAAGAATTACCGGTTACGGGATAACCGGTTTTATCGCGGGGGCAAGCGGGTCATTTATACTATTAATGGCTAAAACATCCATATTCAGGGGCATATTCGAGCTTTTAATCGGGTTAACCCTGATACTAATGGCGCTCAGTTTTGCCCCGTTTATAAAATTAAACTTTCATCCCGAAAAATTTATGACTCTATTTTCGCCTTTATATTTAAAATTAATAAATTCGAAATCAAAAAAGCATATCTTATCCTCTCGTTTTATTTTTGGGATTATGATAGGCTTTTTGCCGTGCATGCTGTCGCTTACGGTTGCAATAACCGCAGCCGGCACAATGTCCGCATTCTACGGAGCGCTCGTCATGGCAGCTTTTGCCGTAGGAACGGCAATTCCTCTTAATACTTTTGCATTATTATCGGGAAGGCTTTACGATAAGCTTAAATTTTCTAACTCAAGGATCTGGCTTGCATCTTTGGCTTCCTTAATAGTTCTTGCCGTCGGGGTCTTGTTTATCCTGCGGGCGCTGTCTTTTGAAAATTTTATCAATCTTGGACATTCATATTTAGTTAATAATATTCTTATGATCTAA